The Microbacterium luteum genome includes a region encoding these proteins:
- a CDS encoding PadR family transcriptional regulator produces the protein MDVVAREVSKEVSFWILVALSGGRKHGYAVLRDAELLSAAQGDAVVLKVPTLYAALERLARLGLVVAAGEEVVDGRARRYFEVSAAGMEGLQAEVGRLEARARAARTVMATPAAGAAAEKVHA, from the coding sequence GTGGATGTCGTTGCGAGGGAAGTGTCGAAGGAAGTGTCGTTTTGGATCCTGGTCGCCTTATCGGGGGGCCGTAAGCACGGTTACGCGGTGCTTCGGGATGCGGAGTTGTTGAGCGCTGCGCAGGGCGATGCCGTTGTTCTGAAGGTGCCGACTCTGTATGCGGCGCTTGAGCGGTTGGCGCGGTTGGGGTTGGTCGTCGCGGCGGGTGAGGAGGTGGTCGATGGGCGGGCGCGTCGATACTTCGAGGTATCCGCCGCGGGGATGGAGGGACTGCAGGCCGAGGTGGGAAGGCTGGAAGCTCGGGCGCGAGCGGCGCGGACGGTGATGGCGACTCCAGCGGCGGGGGCGGCTGCGGAGAAGGTTCATGCGTAG
- a CDS encoding DUF808 domain-containing protein, whose amino-acid sequence MSVGLLAVVDDILSAALKASAKTAGVVIDDAAVTPQYVQGITPARELPVVWKIALGSLVNKFVIIIPIALVLTAFAPWVLPYLLILGGGFLCFEGAEKVLEWFGLHHGPAEDGPRDEGKLVFGAVRTDLILSTEIMLIALTSLDPGLDIWMTLAALLVIGLGMTALVYGAVALLVKIDDVGLRLMKSSRPGIRRTGARVVASMPTVFRVIGIIGTVAMLWVGGHLLIENLGETFWTGPYDLVHAATHLIEGAGVVVVWIADTAMSAVFALAVGLVIAGIVLAVSRLRRREPVHAD is encoded by the coding sequence ATGTCGGTGGGACTTCTGGCGGTCGTCGACGACATCCTGAGCGCGGCGCTGAAAGCCAGTGCGAAGACAGCCGGTGTGGTGATCGACGACGCCGCCGTCACCCCGCAGTACGTGCAGGGCATCACGCCGGCGCGCGAGCTGCCCGTGGTGTGGAAGATCGCGCTCGGGAGCCTCGTCAACAAGTTCGTGATCATCATCCCGATTGCGCTCGTGCTGACGGCGTTCGCGCCCTGGGTGCTCCCGTACCTGTTGATCCTCGGCGGGGGATTCCTGTGCTTCGAGGGTGCGGAGAAGGTGCTGGAGTGGTTCGGCCTGCACCACGGTCCGGCCGAGGACGGCCCGCGAGACGAGGGCAAGCTCGTTTTCGGAGCGGTGCGCACCGATCTCATCCTCAGCACCGAGATCATGCTCATCGCCCTCACCAGCCTCGACCCGGGTCTGGATATCTGGATGACCCTTGCCGCCCTGCTCGTGATCGGGCTCGGGATGACGGCGCTCGTCTACGGCGCGGTCGCGCTGCTGGTCAAGATCGACGACGTCGGCCTGCGCCTGATGAAGAGCTCGCGTCCCGGAATCCGGCGCACCGGCGCCCGCGTGGTCGCATCCATGCCGACGGTCTTCCGTGTGATCGGCATCATCGGCACCGTCGCGATGCTGTGGGTGGGCGGACATCTGCTCATCGAGAACCTGGGTGAGACGTTCTGGACCGGACCGTACGACCTCGTGCACGCGGCGACCCATCTCATCGAGGGCGCCGGCGTCGTCGTGGTGTGGATCGCCGATACGGCGATGTCAGCGGTATTCGCGCTGGCCGTCGGTCTCGTGATCGCCGGCATCGTGCTGGCCGTCTCCCGCCTCCGACGGCGTGAGCCGGTGCACGCCGACTGA
- a CDS encoding acyl-CoA desaturase: protein MSSTAASRLGPVRQTYARTADFPPIARAYTDVSQVVRESGLLARTRWFYGLVGTALALALGGCITGFILLGDSWFQLLIAGALGILFTQVAFLAHEAAHRQILKTGPANDTLALILGNGVVGMSYSWWATKHTRHHANPNRVGKDPDIDVDTISFLDTDAAQARGLRRAITRRQGRLFFPLLTLEGLNLHALAFRHLVGRDPVKNRGWEIALLLARFALIWTPVFIFLPIGMAFAFLGVQLAVFGVYMGASFAPNHKGMPVIDPDAKLDFFSKQVRTSRNVSGGWWATWLMGGLNYQVEHHLFPNMPRPHLAQARQIVREHCRTLDVPYTETTLWRSYAIVIAYLNRVGLAARDPFDCPVTATYRRV from the coding sequence ATCTCCTCCACCGCTGCATCCCGTCTGGGACCCGTCAGGCAGACGTACGCCCGCACCGCCGACTTCCCCCCGATCGCACGCGCGTACACCGACGTGTCGCAGGTCGTGCGCGAGAGCGGGCTCCTCGCTCGAACCCGCTGGTTCTACGGCCTCGTCGGAACCGCGCTGGCGCTCGCACTCGGGGGCTGCATCACCGGATTCATTCTTCTCGGCGACAGCTGGTTCCAGCTGCTCATCGCCGGAGCCCTCGGCATCCTCTTCACACAGGTCGCCTTCCTGGCGCACGAGGCCGCGCATCGTCAGATCCTCAAGACCGGGCCCGCGAACGACACCCTCGCCCTCATCCTCGGCAACGGCGTCGTGGGCATGAGCTACTCGTGGTGGGCGACCAAGCACACGCGCCACCATGCGAACCCGAACCGCGTCGGGAAGGACCCCGACATCGACGTCGACACCATCTCCTTCCTCGATACTGACGCCGCCCAGGCCCGGGGCCTCCGCCGAGCGATCACACGTCGCCAGGGGCGGCTGTTCTTCCCGCTTCTGACGTTGGAAGGACTCAACCTGCACGCGCTCGCGTTCCGTCACCTGGTCGGCCGCGACCCGGTCAAGAATCGCGGGTGGGAGATCGCGCTCCTCCTCGCGCGATTCGCCCTCATCTGGACACCGGTGTTCATCTTCCTGCCGATCGGAATGGCCTTCGCCTTCCTCGGGGTGCAGCTGGCGGTCTTCGGTGTCTACATGGGCGCCTCGTTCGCACCGAATCACAAGGGCATGCCGGTGATCGACCCGGACGCAAAGCTCGACTTCTTCAGCAAGCAGGTGCGCACCTCTCGGAACGTCTCCGGCGGATGGTGGGCGACCTGGCTCATGGGTGGACTGAACTATCAGGTCGAGCACCACCTGTTCCCCAACATGCCGCGTCCGCACCTCGCGCAGGCACGGCAGATCGTGCGAGAGCACTGCCGCACGCTCGACGTTCCCTACACCGAAACCACACTGTGGCGCTCGTACGCGATCGTCATCGCCTACCTCAACCGCGTCGGGCTCGCCGCCCGCGACCCGTTCGACTGTCCGGTCACCGCCACGTACCGCCGGGTGTAG
- a CDS encoding cold-shock protein: protein MATGTVKWFNADKGYGFIAPDDGSADLFAHYSAITGNGFKELREDQKVEFDAERGPKGMQAANIRPL, encoded by the coding sequence ATGGCCACTGGCACCGTGAAATGGTTCAACGCCGACAAGGGATACGGCTTCATCGCCCCCGACGATGGTTCCGCCGACCTGTTCGCGCACTACAGCGCGATCACCGGCAACGGGTTCAAGGAACTGCGAGAGGACCAGAAGGTCGAGTTCGACGCGGAGCGCGGGCCCAAGGGCATGCAGGCCGCGAACATCCGCCCCCTCTGA
- a CDS encoding chorismate-binding protein: MTGDDGRAPVLIVDNHDSYTFNLVQLVDRLTEMRPDVVAIDDFDVDDESAYAAIIVSPGPGHPLTEPHFGRCLALFRRRERAILGVCLGHQGLVAAHGGSIERVEPAHGVLSRLEHDGTGVFQGVHDDVHVVRYHSLASRDVPGVLRVTARTPDGLVMAVEHRHLPHLGVQFHPESILTEDGARMIANFLTRAGVSLDGADAPGTAPNPPRTPDRGTLVLYPRWVEPVDLAPLMLRGRRRAFWLDSADRREWSGRYSVMGYLDDDDTSVVVGGPEHETPGAQAVARRDFLGRLRELGGESPGGESETPAVGSWVGVAGYDTQEIIESTQVGSPADGFFLRIDRVVVFDHFERTVRYGAGSVARSDGVRALLDAATEARHPGTELGPIVAETDSPWAAYVEAFDRLDEALRAGDTYEAVLTFPLRYTIPGDPLDHYLAMRARSPAPYAAYLRHDEHIVLSASPERMLRVGADGRAEVRPIKGTLPRDPDPERDALARWRLATDEKFRRENLMITDLVRNDLGRVCRGGSVAVTQLMGVESYRGVHQLVTVVEGDLEERTTPVDALRAVFPAGSMTGAPKRRTMELIREVEPGDRHLYAGALGWFDAWQADFSVIIRTLWGADGHYRLDVGGGIIIGSTAEAEFAEALDKARSVIDRPLRGAQPYPGKVLRRPSP; the protein is encoded by the coding sequence ATGACCGGCGACGACGGCCGTGCGCCCGTCCTGATCGTCGACAACCACGATTCCTACACCTTCAATCTCGTCCAGCTCGTCGACCGTCTGACGGAGATGCGACCCGACGTCGTCGCCATCGACGACTTCGATGTCGACGACGAGTCCGCGTACGCGGCCATCATCGTCTCCCCCGGCCCCGGGCACCCGTTGACGGAACCCCACTTCGGACGATGCCTGGCCCTCTTCCGACGGCGGGAGCGCGCGATCCTCGGCGTATGCCTCGGCCACCAGGGCCTCGTCGCAGCGCACGGCGGCAGCATCGAGCGGGTCGAACCGGCCCACGGCGTGCTCAGCCGCCTCGAACACGACGGCACGGGTGTCTTCCAGGGCGTTCACGACGACGTGCACGTCGTGCGCTACCACTCGCTCGCCTCCCGCGACGTGCCGGGCGTCCTGCGCGTGACGGCGCGCACGCCCGACGGCCTCGTCATGGCCGTCGAGCACCGGCATCTCCCCCACCTCGGTGTGCAGTTCCACCCGGAATCGATCCTCACCGAAGACGGCGCGAGGATGATCGCGAACTTCCTGACGCGAGCCGGCGTCTCGCTCGACGGCGCCGATGCCCCTGGCACGGCGCCGAACCCCCCCCGCACCCCCGATCGGGGAACGCTGGTGCTGTACCCCCGGTGGGTCGAGCCGGTCGACCTCGCACCCCTGATGCTTCGCGGACGACGGCGCGCCTTCTGGCTCGACAGCGCCGATCGCCGCGAATGGTCGGGGCGATACTCCGTCATGGGCTACCTGGACGACGACGACACCAGCGTGGTCGTCGGTGGACCCGAGCACGAGACGCCCGGCGCGCAAGCTGTCGCTCGACGCGACTTCCTCGGCCGCCTGCGCGAGCTCGGCGGGGAGAGTCCCGGCGGGGAGTCCGAGACTCCCGCGGTGGGATCCTGGGTCGGCGTCGCCGGCTACGACACCCAGGAGATCATCGAATCGACGCAGGTGGGTTCCCCGGCAGACGGCTTCTTCCTGCGCATCGATCGCGTCGTGGTCTTCGATCACTTCGAGCGCACGGTGCGCTACGGCGCGGGTTCGGTGGCACGATCAGACGGCGTGCGGGCGCTTCTGGATGCGGCCACGGAGGCCCGGCATCCCGGAACCGAACTCGGACCGATCGTCGCGGAGACGGACTCGCCGTGGGCTGCGTACGTGGAGGCGTTCGACCGTCTCGACGAAGCCCTGCGGGCGGGCGACACATACGAGGCCGTCCTCACCTTCCCGCTGCGCTACACGATCCCGGGAGACCCGCTCGATCACTACCTCGCGATGCGGGCGCGTAGCCCCGCGCCCTACGCCGCATATCTGCGGCACGACGAGCACATCGTTCTGTCGGCCTCCCCGGAGCGGATGCTGCGCGTGGGAGCAGACGGCCGTGCGGAGGTGCGCCCCATCAAGGGCACGCTCCCCCGCGACCCGGATCCCGAGCGCGACGCCCTCGCGCGATGGCGCCTGGCTACGGATGAGAAGTTCCGCCGCGAGAACCTGATGATCACAGACCTCGTCCGCAACGACCTCGGCCGGGTGTGCCGAGGCGGATCGGTCGCCGTCACCCAGCTCATGGGCGTGGAGTCCTACCGCGGGGTGCACCAGCTCGTCACGGTCGTCGAAGGTGACCTGGAAGAGCGAACGACACCGGTCGATGCGCTTCGCGCGGTCTTTCCCGCCGGGTCCATGACCGGGGCGCCCAAGCGGCGCACGATGGAGCTGATCCGGGAGGTCGAGCCCGGCGATCGGCATCTCTACGCCGGTGCGCTCGGCTGGTTCGACGCCTGGCAAGCCGACTTCTCGGTGATCATCCGCACCCTCTGGGGGGCAGACGGCCACTACCGGCTCGACGTTGGCGGGGGCATCATCATCGGCTCCACGGCGGAGGCGGAGTTCGCCGAGGCACTGGACAAGGCTCGCTCGGTCATCGACCGCCCGCTTCGCGGGGCCCAGCCGTATCCGGGCAAGGTGTTGCGCCGACCATCTCCGTGA
- a CDS encoding FdhF/YdeP family oxidoreductase — protein sequence MAKKPPASDIDESRLRVSDRKSKAVGIPAVLHALQISQQQMGTVRSLRTLSRVNQKDGFDCPGCAWPEEDKRHLAEFCENGAKAVAEEATVRRVGADFFADHSVAELRAHDDWWLGQQGRLTEPVYREEGDTHYRPISWDAALEIVSDALAALDEPDRAVFYTSGRTSNEAAFLYQLLVRGIGTNNLPDCSNMCHESSGSALTETIGIGKGTVSIEDIHQADLLIVAGQNPGTNHPRMLSALEKAKHRGARIIAINPLPEAGLLRFENPQTVRGALLGGTAIADDFVQVRLGGDQALFHGIAKHLLEAESATGGVLDHEFIAAHTSGIDAFRALIDDVSWTDLEVASGLAEDEIRRVGEAVRMSRSTIVCWAMGLTQHKHSVATLRDVVNVLLLQGNIGRPGAGVCPVRGHSNVQGDRTMGIYEKPSEDFLRALGEEFSFSPPREHGYDTVEAIRAMRDGRVDVFMCMGGNFVSATPDTGVVEEAMTRVGLTVQVSTKLNRSHAVTGRRALILPTLGRTDGDRRGGRDQRVTVEDSMGAVHASRGRLAPPSKDLLSEVAILARLCAALFEADGAGSNGTPRADWGAMESDYALIRAHIAKVVPGFEQYEERIQKGRSFFLPNGPRDGRRFATVDGKARFTANSLEYPRIPPGRLLLQTLRSHDQYNTTIYGKDDRYRGVYGGRRVVLIHPEDVADMGFAVGDMVDLVSEWTAPDGSVRERRAEAFRIVAYPTPRRNAAAYYPETNVLVPLESVADVSNTPTSKSVIVRLEARDRASSPTPSS from the coding sequence ATGGCGAAGAAGCCTCCTGCCTCCGACATCGACGAATCCCGCCTGCGCGTCTCCGACCGCAAGAGCAAAGCGGTGGGGATTCCCGCCGTCCTCCACGCGCTGCAGATCTCGCAGCAGCAGATGGGGACGGTGCGATCGCTGCGCACGCTTTCGCGGGTGAACCAGAAGGACGGCTTCGACTGCCCGGGATGCGCGTGGCCGGAGGAGGACAAGCGTCACCTCGCGGAATTCTGCGAGAACGGCGCGAAGGCGGTCGCCGAAGAAGCCACCGTCCGCCGCGTCGGCGCCGACTTCTTCGCCGATCACTCCGTGGCCGAGCTGCGCGCGCACGACGACTGGTGGCTGGGGCAGCAGGGGCGCCTCACCGAGCCGGTGTACCGGGAGGAGGGAGACACCCACTACCGCCCCATCAGCTGGGACGCGGCGCTGGAGATCGTCTCCGACGCCCTTGCTGCGTTGGACGAACCCGACCGGGCCGTCTTCTACACGTCCGGCCGCACCTCGAACGAGGCCGCCTTCCTGTATCAGCTCCTGGTCCGCGGGATCGGCACGAACAACCTTCCCGACTGCTCGAACATGTGCCACGAGTCCAGCGGCTCGGCGCTCACCGAGACGATCGGCATCGGCAAGGGAACCGTCTCCATCGAGGACATCCATCAAGCCGACCTGCTCATCGTCGCCGGTCAGAACCCCGGCACGAATCACCCTCGGATGCTCTCCGCACTCGAGAAGGCGAAGCACCGGGGTGCGCGGATCATCGCGATCAACCCGCTCCCGGAGGCGGGTCTGCTGCGCTTCGAGAATCCGCAGACGGTTCGCGGGGCGCTCCTCGGCGGCACGGCCATCGCCGATGATTTCGTCCAGGTGCGACTCGGCGGCGACCAGGCGCTCTTCCACGGCATCGCCAAACACCTCCTCGAGGCCGAGAGCGCCACCGGCGGCGTCCTCGATCACGAGTTCATCGCCGCTCACACGAGCGGGATCGACGCCTTCCGTGCGCTCATCGACGACGTCTCGTGGACCGACCTGGAGGTCGCGAGCGGCCTCGCCGAAGACGAGATCCGACGCGTCGGCGAAGCGGTGCGCATGTCGCGGTCGACGATCGTGTGCTGGGCGATGGGGCTGACCCAGCACAAGCATTCCGTCGCGACGCTGCGCGACGTCGTCAACGTCCTCCTCCTGCAGGGGAACATCGGCCGCCCCGGCGCCGGTGTGTGCCCCGTGCGCGGGCACTCCAATGTGCAGGGCGATCGCACCATGGGGATCTACGAGAAGCCCTCGGAAGATTTCCTTCGCGCGCTGGGCGAGGAGTTCTCGTTCTCCCCGCCCCGTGAGCACGGGTACGACACGGTCGAGGCCATCCGCGCCATGCGCGACGGGCGCGTGGACGTCTTCATGTGCATGGGTGGCAACTTCGTCTCCGCCACGCCGGACACCGGCGTCGTCGAGGAGGCGATGACCCGCGTGGGCTTGACGGTACAGGTGTCCACCAAGCTCAACCGGTCCCACGCGGTGACCGGCCGCCGAGCGCTCATCCTTCCCACGCTCGGCCGCACCGACGGCGACCGCCGCGGCGGTCGCGATCAGCGCGTCACGGTGGAGGACTCGATGGGCGCGGTGCACGCGTCGCGCGGCCGGCTCGCGCCCCCGTCGAAGGATCTTCTGAGCGAGGTGGCGATCCTCGCGAGGCTGTGCGCGGCGCTGTTCGAGGCAGATGGCGCCGGATCGAACGGGACTCCGCGTGCCGACTGGGGCGCCATGGAGTCCGACTATGCGCTGATCCGTGCGCATATCGCGAAGGTCGTCCCCGGTTTCGAGCAGTACGAGGAACGCATCCAGAAGGGTCGCAGCTTCTTCCTGCCGAACGGCCCGCGCGATGGTCGCCGGTTCGCGACGGTCGACGGGAAGGCGCGCTTCACCGCCAACTCGCTGGAGTACCCCCGCATCCCCCCGGGACGCCTCCTGCTGCAGACGCTCCGGTCCCACGATCAGTACAACACCACGATCTACGGCAAAGACGACCGCTATCGCGGCGTCTACGGCGGCCGACGCGTCGTTCTCATCCATCCCGAAGATGTCGCGGACATGGGCTTCGCCGTCGGAGACATGGTGGATCTCGTCTCCGAGTGGACGGCACCCGACGGCTCCGTGCGCGAGCGCCGCGCAGAGGCGTTCCGCATCGTGGCCTACCCCACGCCCCGGCGGAATGCCGCGGCCTACTATCCTGAGACGAATGTGCTGGTTCCCCTCGAGTCCGTCGCCGACGTGAGCAACACACCGACCTCGAAATCGGTGATCGTCCGCCTCGAGGCTCGGGATCGGGCGAGTTCACCGACACCGTCCTCATGA
- a CDS encoding cystathionine gamma-synthase, producing the protein MSSPLARDFNSLAVHAGQEPDATSGAVIPPVHFSSTFVQDGIGNLRDGYDYGRAGNPTRTALERQLAAIEGADFGLSFASGLAAEDALLRGVLRPGDEILLGNDAYGGTYRLISKILVPWGVTVRVADLSDPSAVEQALSETTPKLVWVETPSNPLLRVTDIVALARSAHEVGALLVVDNTFATPALQRPLALGADVVVHSATKYLGGHSDVVGGAIMTSDADVHEKTKFLQFAAGAVSGPLDAWLTTRGIKTLGIRMERHSTNAQRIAEALVDDPRVTAVHYPGLPSHPGHDIAATQMTGFGGIVSLDLATGAQARAFSEATKLFTLAESLGGVESLLNYPDAMTHASVRGTELAVPETLVRLSVGIEGVDDLLADIDQALASTT; encoded by the coding sequence ATGAGCTCTCCCCTCGCCCGCGACTTCAACAGCCTCGCCGTGCACGCCGGTCAGGAGCCGGATGCCACCAGCGGCGCCGTGATCCCCCCGGTCCACTTCTCGTCGACGTTCGTGCAGGACGGCATCGGCAACCTGCGCGACGGCTACGACTACGGGCGCGCCGGCAACCCCACCCGCACGGCGCTGGAGCGGCAGCTCGCCGCGATCGAGGGCGCCGACTTCGGCCTGTCTTTCGCGTCGGGCCTCGCGGCGGAAGACGCGCTGCTGCGCGGGGTGCTGCGCCCGGGCGATGAGATCCTCCTCGGAAACGACGCCTACGGCGGAACGTATCGCCTGATCTCGAAGATCCTCGTCCCCTGGGGCGTGACGGTGCGCGTCGCCGACCTCAGCGACCCGAGCGCCGTCGAGCAGGCGCTGTCGGAGACGACCCCGAAGCTGGTCTGGGTGGAGACGCCGAGCAACCCGCTGCTGCGGGTCACCGACATCGTCGCGCTCGCGCGGTCCGCCCATGAGGTCGGCGCCCTGCTCGTCGTCGACAACACCTTCGCGACTCCGGCACTGCAGCGCCCGCTCGCTCTCGGCGCCGACGTCGTGGTGCACTCGGCGACCAAGTACCTCGGCGGGCACTCGGATGTCGTCGGCGGCGCGATCATGACCTCCGACGCCGACGTCCACGAGAAGACGAAGTTCCTGCAGTTCGCCGCCGGCGCCGTCTCGGGGCCGCTCGATGCCTGGCTCACCACGCGTGGCATCAAGACGCTCGGCATCCGCATGGAGCGCCACAGCACCAACGCCCAGCGCATCGCGGAGGCGCTTGTCGACGACCCGCGCGTGACCGCGGTGCACTACCCCGGACTGCCCTCGCATCCGGGCCACGACATCGCAGCGACCCAGATGACGGGCTTCGGGGGGATCGTCTCGCTTGACCTCGCTACCGGCGCGCAGGCGCGGGCCTTCTCCGAGGCGACGAAGCTGTTCACCCTCGCCGAGTCGCTGGGCGGCGTCGAGTCGCTGTTGAACTACCCAGACGCGATGACCCACGCCTCGGTGCGCGGCACCGAACTCGCCGTGCCCGAGACCCTGGTGCGGCTGTCGGTCGGCATCGAAGGCGTCGACGACCTGCTCGCCGACATCGATCAGGCGCTGGCGTCCACGACCTGA
- a CDS encoding ABC transporter permease encodes MTTTGHGTGHGTERPARSTLEPLPGSPLSRFPSDGYVATWRNIKKIVRVPDILVFTLIQPIMFVLLFTFVFGSSIDVPGEDYTSFLMAGIFAQTMVFGSTYSGSAMAQDLKDGIIDRFRTLPMNPSAVLIGRTLGDLVINVLSLVVMMLTGLAVGWRVESSAVDFVIGVGLLALFSYAFSWVMAFLGILVRSPEVINNASFLILFPATFISNAFVPSENLPGPLRVFAEWNPVSALVQAVRELFGNAPSSAASIGSWPLEHPVVYVLIFTAGMFLVFVPLSVRRFQSLDR; translated from the coding sequence ATGACCACCACCGGCCACGGCACCGGGCACGGCACCGAACGCCCGGCTCGCAGCACCCTCGAACCACTCCCCGGTTCGCCGCTGTCTCGTTTCCCCTCCGACGGCTACGTCGCGACCTGGCGCAACATCAAGAAGATCGTGCGCGTTCCCGACATCCTCGTGTTCACGCTCATCCAGCCGATCATGTTCGTGCTGCTGTTCACCTTCGTGTTCGGATCGTCGATCGACGTGCCGGGCGAGGACTACACGTCGTTCCTCATGGCCGGCATCTTCGCGCAGACGATGGTGTTCGGCTCCACGTACTCCGGCTCCGCGATGGCGCAGGACCTCAAAGACGGCATCATCGACAGGTTCCGCACCCTGCCGATGAACCCGTCGGCGGTGCTCATCGGCCGAACGCTCGGCGACCTCGTGATCAACGTGCTCTCGCTCGTGGTCATGATGCTCACCGGACTCGCGGTCGGATGGCGCGTGGAGTCCTCGGCGGTGGATTTCGTGATCGGCGTCGGACTGTTGGCACTGTTCTCCTACGCGTTCTCGTGGGTCATGGCCTTCCTCGGCATCCTGGTGCGCAGCCCCGAGGTCATCAACAATGCGTCCTTCCTCATCCTCTTCCCGGCCACCTTCATCTCCAACGCCTTCGTCCCCAGCGAGAACCTGCCGGGCCCCCTTCGGGTCTTCGCCGAGTGGAACCCGGTCTCGGCGCTCGTGCAGGCGGTCCGCGAGCTGTTCGGCAACGCGCCGAGCAGTGCGGCCTCGATCGGCTCGTGGCCGCTGGAGCATCCGGTCGTCTATGTGCTGATCTTCACGGCCGGCATGTTCCTCGTCTTCGTGCCGCTGTCGGTGCGCCGGTTCCAGTCGCTGGACCGCTGA
- a CDS encoding ATP-binding cassette domain-containing protein — MLRALDGLDLSVPEGTVAALLGPNGAGKTTTVKVLTTLIRPDSGSATFDGVDVLADPQAIRRMSGASGQYAAVDENLTGFENLLMVGLLYHLGRREATRRARELIELFDLVEAQNRPVKGFSGGMRRRIDLAGALVINPPVLFLDEPTTGLDPRSRLALWDVIESLVDGGTTVLLTMQYLEEADRLADSISIIDAGRVIAEGTADQLKASVGGQRVAVTVVDDAQVAPAREILQRYGTGPIATDGERTVVAPVADGADALARIITDAADAGITLHDAGMRRPTLDDVFLQLTGHAAEGDDEETAA; from the coding sequence GTGCTGCGCGCCCTCGACGGACTCGACCTGTCCGTCCCCGAGGGGACCGTCGCGGCCCTCCTCGGTCCCAACGGCGCCGGCAAGACGACGACCGTGAAGGTGCTCACCACCCTGATACGGCCCGATTCCGGCTCAGCCACGTTCGACGGGGTCGACGTGCTCGCCGACCCCCAGGCGATCCGGCGCATGAGCGGCGCGAGCGGCCAGTACGCCGCCGTCGACGAGAACCTGACCGGGTTCGAGAATCTGCTCATGGTCGGTCTGCTCTACCACCTGGGGCGCCGTGAAGCGACGCGTCGCGCCCGGGAGCTCATCGAGCTGTTCGACCTGGTCGAGGCGCAGAACCGTCCCGTCAAGGGGTTCTCCGGCGGCATGCGGCGGCGCATCGACCTCGCCGGCGCCCTCGTGATCAATCCGCCCGTGCTCTTCCTTGATGAACCGACGACGGGGCTCGATCCCCGCAGCCGCCTGGCGCTGTGGGATGTCATCGAGTCCCTCGTCGACGGCGGCACCACGGTGCTGCTGACCATGCAGTACCTCGAGGAGGCCGACCGCCTCGCCGACTCGATCTCGATCATCGACGCCGGCCGCGTGATCGCCGAGGGCACCGCCGACCAGCTCAAGGCCTCCGTCGGCGGACAGCGCGTCGCCGTCACGGTGGTCGACGACGCCCAGGTGGCGCCGGCACGCGAGATCCTGCAGCGCTACGGCACGGGCCCGATCGCGACCGACGGCGAACGCACGGTCGTCGCACCCGTCGCCGACGGCGCAGACGCCCTCGCGCGCATCATCACCGACGCGGCGGATGCCGGCATCACCCTGCACGACGCCGGCATGCGGCGCCCCACGCTCGACGATGTCTTCCTGCAGCTGACCGGCCATGCCGCCGAGGGCGACGACGAGGAGACGGCGGCATGA